The following proteins are co-located in the Bacteroidales bacterium genome:
- the speB gene encoding agmatinase, translating to MNFGGNEVVYNYAESAIIILPVPYDETSTWMRGADYGPDAILEASVNLEFYDVETSSEAHLKGIHTVEPVLEKETPDKLVHAVYKRISSLLNENKFPVTIGGNHTVPIGCFKAFAEKYNNLTILQLDAHADLRQEYEGSKYNHACAMARARESAPIVQVGIRSMSECELPYVDKDRIFYSHELYYDKNLYKKALDKLTENVYITIDLDVFDPSIMPSTGTPEPGGPDYFELIHFLRDVIKNRNVVGFDVVELCPSKTNKSPDFIAAKIIYQLLSYKFCPPPP from the coding sequence ATGAATTTCGGGGGCAATGAGGTAGTATATAATTATGCTGAATCAGCTATAATCATTTTGCCGGTGCCTTATGATGAGACAAGCACATGGATGAGAGGGGCCGACTATGGCCCTGACGCAATTCTGGAAGCTTCTGTCAATCTTGAATTCTACGATGTTGAAACATCCTCCGAGGCGCATCTCAAAGGAATACATACAGTTGAACCTGTCCTTGAAAAGGAGACTCCTGATAAGCTGGTTCATGCTGTTTACAAAAGAATATCCTCACTTCTTAATGAGAACAAGTTTCCGGTAACGATTGGCGGGAACCATACTGTTCCTATCGGATGTTTCAAAGCATTTGCTGAAAAGTATAATAACCTTACAATACTCCAGCTCGATGCTCATGCTGATCTGAGGCAGGAGTATGAAGGATCAAAGTACAATCATGCCTGTGCCATGGCAAGAGCACGCGAGTCTGCACCTATCGTACAGGTAGGAATAAGAAGCATGTCAGAATGCGAACTTCCTTATGTTGATAAAGACAGGATATTCTATTCCCACGAGCTGTATTATGATAAGAATCTGTATAAAAAGGCTCTGGATAAACTGACAGAAAATGTCTACATAACAATTGATCTAGATGTTTTCGATCCTTCGATAATGCCTTCAACCGGTACACCTGAACCTGGTGGGCCTGATTATTTTGAATTGATTCATTTTCTGAGAGATGTCATAAAAAACCGGAACGTTGTGGGATTCGATGTCGTTGAACTTTGCCCTTCAAAAACTAATAAATCGCCTGATTTTATTGCGGCAAAAATTATATATCAGCTGCTGTCGTATAAATTTTGCCCCCCACCCCCCTGA
- a CDS encoding DUF5606 domain-containing protein, translated as MLKDILAISGEPGLFKFIAQGKNAIIIEHLETKKRSSAYGSAKVSSLEDIAIFTEKEDMPLGKVFDLIHEKENGGLAIDSKADPVKLKSWFESILPDYSKDKVYVSDIKKVAHWYNILHSLNLLVKEEAETKEESAEEKAPAEKKKKKAAPKAKKE; from the coding sequence ATTTTAAAAGATATTCTTGCTATTTCAGGTGAACCGGGTCTGTTCAAATTTATTGCACAGGGAAAAAATGCAATAATCATTGAGCATCTGGAGACAAAAAAGAGAAGTAGTGCTTATGGCTCTGCCAAGGTGAGCTCACTTGAAGATATTGCTATTTTTACTGAAAAGGAGGATATGCCCCTCGGTAAAGTTTTTGATTTGATTCACGAAAAGGAGAATGGCGGCCTTGCAATCGATTCAAAAGCTGATCCTGTAAAGCTGAAATCATGGTTTGAGTCAATCCTTCCCGATTATTCGAAGGATAAAGTTTATGTGAGCGACATTAAGAAAGTAGCACACTGGTATAATATCCTTCATTCTCTGAATCTACTTGTTAAAGAGGAAGCGGAAACAAAAGAAGAATCTGCTGAAGAAAAAGCACCTGCTGAAAAGAAGAAAAAGAAAGCAGCTCCTAAAGCCAAAAAAGAATAA
- a CDS encoding TerB family tellurite resistance protein: MGIFGKWLGGGLGFVMGGPIGGLLGFLVGSVIDSTTVHTSTYRTGSTTTKQGDFGMSLLVLVAAVMKADGTVVKSELDYVKQFFVRQFGQESAKQATLMLKDILKQDIPVRDVCEQIKSNMDYSSRLQLLHLLFNVSLADTTIHRAEIELLEKISTYLGVTSVDFLSIKNMFIPETDSSYKILEIAPSATNDEVKKAYRRMAMKYHPDKVSHLGDDFRKTADEKFKKVNEAYEKIKKERNLV, from the coding sequence ATGGGAATATTTGGAAAATGGCTTGGAGGCGGACTCGGATTTGTTATGGGAGGACCAATTGGCGGACTTCTTGGTTTTCTTGTCGGCTCCGTAATTGACAGTACAACAGTTCATACTTCAACATACAGAACAGGAAGTACTACGACTAAACAAGGCGATTTTGGAATGAGCCTGCTTGTTCTGGTAGCCGCTGTTATGAAGGCTGATGGAACTGTTGTAAAGTCTGAACTCGACTATGTGAAACAGTTTTTTGTCAGGCAGTTTGGACAGGAGTCTGCTAAACAGGCGACTCTTATGCTGAAAGATATCCTGAAGCAGGATATTCCAGTAAGGGATGTATGCGAACAGATTAAGAGCAATATGGATTATTCTTCACGTCTTCAGTTGCTGCATCTTCTGTTTAATGTTTCTCTGGCCGATACAACAATTCACCGTGCTGAGATTGAGCTACTCGAAAAAATTTCAACATATCTTGGCGTTACCTCAGTCGATTTCCTCTCCATCAAGAATATGTTCATACCTGAAACGGATTCATCCTATAAGATTCTTGAAATTGCACCTTCGGCTACAAATGATGAGGTTAAAAAAGCTTACCGTCGCATGGCAATGAAATATCATCCCGATAAAGTGAGTCATCTTGGTGATGATTTCAGAAAGACTGCTGATGAGAAGTTCAAGAAAGTTAATGAGGCATACGAAAAGATCAAAAAAGAACGAAACTTAGTCTGA
- a CDS encoding dephospho-CoA kinase has product MPNDTKPGFKLGITGGIGSGKTSVCRVFNVLGIPFFSADPEAKLIMDSDTTIMKRINSIAGKDLYEKGALDRMELAKLIFNDNSLLEKVNSLVHPVVFEHFRLWEAQQNSPYVIIEAAIMFESGADKLVDRIATIVAPIEERVDRVKHRNNLSREQVLERMRNQMDDESRIKLSDYVIYNSENDMIIPAILKIHEDILKYINSAG; this is encoded by the coding sequence ATGCCAAATGATACCAAACCCGGATTTAAGCTTGGAATAACCGGCGGAATAGGAAGTGGAAAAACTTCTGTTTGCAGGGTATTTAACGTTCTGGGCATCCCGTTTTTCTCCGCAGACCCTGAGGCAAAACTGATAATGGACAGTGATACGACTATTATGAAACGTATCAATTCAATTGCAGGGAAGGATCTGTATGAAAAAGGCGCTCTTGACCGTATGGAGCTGGCAAAGCTTATCTTCAATGATAACTCTCTGCTTGAAAAGGTAAACTCACTAGTCCACCCTGTTGTATTTGAACATTTCAGACTTTGGGAAGCTCAGCAGAATTCCCCGTATGTTATTATTGAAGCCGCTATCATGTTTGAAAGCGGAGCAGATAAACTGGTCGACAGGATTGCAACAATCGTTGCACCTATTGAGGAGAGAGTCGACAGGGTAAAACACAGAAATAACCTGTCGCGGGAACAGGTTCTGGAACGGATGAGAAACCAGATGGATGATGAATCAAGAATTAAACTATCTGATTATGTGATATATAATTCAGAAAATGACATGATAATTCCTGCTATACTGAAGATACATGAAGACATTTTAAAATATATAAATTCTGCTGGCTGA
- the yajC gene encoding preprotein translocase subunit YajC, protein MGQPAGGATQTNPLVTFLPLILVFVVFYFFMIRPQMKKQKEMNNYRSSLKRGDKVVTTGGIYGRVYEVKENYVTVDVGGDIKLKIDKNALLKDPSAEE, encoded by the coding sequence ATGGGCCAGCCAGCAGGAGGAGCCACACAGACTAATCCGCTTGTTACATTCCTTCCTTTGATACTTGTATTTGTGGTGTTCTACTTTTTCATGATCAGACCACAAATGAAGAAACAAAAAGAGATGAACAACTACAGAAGCTCTCTGAAAAGAGGCGATAAAGTTGTTACAACCGGTGGTATATATGGCAGAGTATACGAAGTAAAGGAAAACTATGTAACTGTTGATGTTGGCGGTGATATCAAACTTAAAATTGATAAAAACGCCCTTCTGAAAGATCCATCCGCAGAGGAATAG
- a CDS encoding DUF1573 domain-containing protein, which produces MKRSIILFCLITAFVAIDCTGRKNENDSSSPAGFSADGKAEISFREYEHDFGKVAEGEKIAYVFTFENSGTTDLVIKSASSTCGCTVPKYDTRPVSPGKGGNLEVVFDTSGRSGQQTKTITVKSNASKPVVLLKITAEVVTNIN; this is translated from the coding sequence ATGAAGAGAAGCATAATACTTTTTTGTTTGATAACTGCCTTTGTGGCAATAGATTGCACTGGCAGGAAGAATGAGAATGATAGTAGTTCACCTGCAGGTTTTTCTGCGGACGGCAAGGCAGAAATCAGTTTCAGGGAATATGAACATGATTTCGGCAAAGTGGCTGAAGGCGAAAAGATTGCATATGTTTTTACATTTGAGAATAGCGGAACCACCGATCTGGTGATAAAATCAGCATCATCTACCTGTGGTTGTACTGTTCCTAAATATGATACAAGACCTGTTTCCCCGGGGAAAGGAGGCAATCTTGAGGTTGTTTTTGATACGTCAGGAAGAAGCGGACAACAGACTAAAACAATAACTGTAAAGTCCAATGCATCAAAGCCTGTGGTATTACTTAAAATAACCGCTGAAGTAGTAACCAATATCAATTAA
- the nusB gene encoding transcription antitermination factor NusB, protein MISRRLLRIKALMALYAFNRREDGNLTQAETELMFSIGKTYDLYHYLLLLVLEISDIAGEKIDQALQKRMPTPEDLNPKRRFVDNMLIAQLRKNNAFKEYIASKKLSWINNSHIPRLLYNKMLSWDVYEEYMLSESHNYVSDKKFIVKLITVLFSESEDLQSNLEEQSIFWNDDMEYISAMVEKTLKKFKADSGENTPLMELFKNEEDEEFVKILFRKAILNQKKCSELIDKNTTNWEVERIALMDILVMQLAITEISEFPEIPVKVTLNEYIEIAKYYCTSKSSTFVNGILDNIVKEMREEGLFLKAGRGLVGEN, encoded by the coding sequence ATGATAAGCAGAAGATTACTACGCATAAAAGCCCTTATGGCTCTGTATGCTTTTAACCGCAGGGAGGATGGAAATCTTACCCAGGCCGAAACCGAACTTATGTTCAGCATTGGTAAGACTTACGATCTTTATCACTACCTGCTGTTACTTGTTCTGGAAATATCTGATATTGCCGGAGAGAAGATAGATCAGGCACTTCAGAAAAGAATGCCCACACCCGAAGACCTGAATCCGAAAAGAAGGTTTGTCGACAACATGCTTATCGCTCAGCTCAGAAAGAACAATGCGTTCAAAGAGTATATAGCATCAAAGAAGCTGTCGTGGATTAATAATTCACATATCCCTCGTCTTCTTTACAATAAAATGCTGTCATGGGATGTTTATGAAGAGTATATGCTGTCGGAATCCCATAACTATGTATCTGACAAGAAATTTATTGTTAAACTTATAACAGTACTCTTCTCTGAATCTGAAGACCTTCAGTCGAACCTCGAAGAACAGAGTATTTTCTGGAACGATGATATGGAGTATATTTCAGCAATGGTCGAAAAAACACTGAAGAAGTTCAAAGCCGACTCCGGTGAGAATACTCCTCTGATGGAATTATTTAAAAATGAGGAGGATGAGGAGTTTGTTAAAATCCTTTTCAGAAAAGCAATACTGAATCAGAAAAAATGTTCTGAGCTTATTGATAAAAACACCACTAACTGGGAGGTTGAACGTATTGCCCTGATGGATATACTTGTTATGCAACTGGCTATAACTGAGATATCTGAGTTCCCGGAGATCCCTGTTAAGGTCACACTAAATGAATACATAGAGATTGCAAAATACTACTGTACATCAAAAAGCAGTACCTTTGTCAATGGCATTCTTGATAATATAGTGAAAGAGATGAGGGAGGAGGGCCTTTTCCTGAAAGCCGGAAGAGGTTTGGTTGGAGAGAACTAA
- a CDS encoding PUR family DNA/RNA-binding protein, with protein sequence MEEEAGKKEVTNGHEDKNIKEEIFTRVVRAGKRTYFFDVKATRKDDFYLTITESKKRLGKEGKVFYEKHKIFLYKEDFEKFAEGLTDVVSYIDNGQPEYIAPGKSSNTEPVAESTSVAAEEFTNVEFDDLGKK encoded by the coding sequence ATGGAAGAAGAAGCCGGAAAAAAGGAAGTCACAAACGGGCATGAGGATAAAAATATTAAGGAAGAAATATTTACCAGGGTTGTACGTGCCGGAAAAAGAACCTACTTTTTTGATGTTAAAGCAACACGTAAGGATGATTTTTATCTTACTATTACTGAGAGCAAGAAGCGTTTAGGCAAAGAAGGGAAAGTTTTTTATGAAAAGCACAAGATTTTCCTGTATAAGGAAGATTTTGAGAAGTTTGCAGAAGGTCTGACCGATGTTGTTTCATACATTGATAATGGTCAGCCCGAATATATTGCACCTGGCAAATCATCGAACACCGAACCGGTAGCAGAAAGTACTTCTGTGGCAGCTGAAGAGTTTACAAATGTAGAGTTCGACGATCTCGGCAAAAAGTAG
- a CDS encoding DUF456 domain-containing protein, with the protein MSDYILLIFGILLMILGIIGCLVPVLPGPPISFIGLLLLHFSRFGDFSNTALIILGAVTVIVTILDYVVPVWGTKKFGGSKYGTRGATVGLIIGLFLGPLGMIIGPLIGAFVGEMIFKDDINYAMKAGFGSLLGFLTGIGLKLAAASVMTFFFIKEWIA; encoded by the coding sequence ATGTCTGATTATATACTTCTTATATTTGGGATCCTACTTATGATCCTTGGCATCATTGGCTGCCTTGTTCCTGTGTTACCAGGCCCCCCAATAAGTTTTATCGGATTACTTTTGCTTCACTTCTCCAGATTTGGCGACTTTTCTAATACTGCACTTATTATTCTCGGAGCAGTTACAGTAATTGTCACTATCCTTGATTATGTAGTCCCGGTATGGGGTACTAAAAAATTCGGAGGATCAAAATATGGGACCAGAGGCGCAACTGTGGGGCTGATTATAGGTCTCTTTCTCGGACCATTAGGAATGATAATCGGACCACTCATCGGTGCATTTGTTGGTGAGATGATCTTCAAAGATGATATTAACTATGCAATGAAAGCAGGTTTTGGCAGCCTTCTTGGTTTCCTTACAGGCATAGGACTGAAACTGGCCGCAGCTTCTGTGATGACGTTCTTTTTTATTAAGGAGTGGATAGCCTGA
- the argF gene encoding ornithine carbamoyltransferase translates to MAIDLKNRHFLKLLDFKPEEIRYLLDLSADLKKSKKNGTEKQYLTGKNIALIFEKASTRTRCAFEVAAYDQGAHVTYLGPTGSQIGQKESMKDTARVLGGMYDGIEYRGYGQEIVEELAKYAGVPVWNGLTNEFHPTQILADFLTMIEHSDKPLSKMVFCYLGDARYNMGNSLMVGSAKMGIDFRIAAPKAYQPGEDLVAKCRSIAKETGAKITITDNVAAAVKDADFLYTDVWVSMGEPDSVWEERITALKPFQVNMNVIKATGNPKVKFLHCLPAFHNRETKVGEEIFKKFGLDGMEVTEDVFESEHSIVFDEAENRLHTIKAVMVATLGSK, encoded by the coding sequence ATGGCAATCGATCTTAAAAACCGTCACTTTCTGAAGCTCCTGGATTTTAAACCGGAGGAGATAAGATATCTTCTTGATCTTTCAGCAGATCTTAAGAAATCAAAGAAAAACGGAACTGAAAAACAGTATCTTACCGGTAAGAACATAGCTCTCATTTTTGAAAAAGCTTCTACGCGAACCAGGTGTGCATTTGAAGTTGCAGCTTATGACCAGGGAGCCCATGTAACATACCTTGGACCAACAGGTTCACAGATCGGACAGAAAGAGTCGATGAAAGATACAGCAAGGGTTTTGGGTGGCATGTACGACGGTATTGAATACCGCGGTTACGGTCAGGAGATAGTTGAAGAGCTTGCCAAATATGCTGGTGTGCCGGTGTGGAACGGACTGACAAATGAGTTTCATCCGACTCAGATTCTTGCAGATTTTCTTACAATGATTGAACACTCTGATAAGCCTCTCAGCAAGATGGTTTTCTGTTATCTTGGCGATGCCCGTTATAATATGGGAAACTCGCTTATGGTTGGATCTGCTAAGATGGGAATTGATTTCAGGATCGCAGCCCCTAAAGCTTATCAGCCCGGCGAAGATCTGGTTGCAAAATGCCGGTCGATAGCAAAAGAGACAGGTGCAAAAATTACAATAACCGACAATGTGGCGGCTGCCGTCAAAGATGCTGACTTCCTTTACACAGATGTATGGGTTTCAATGGGAGAACCTGATTCAGTATGGGAGGAGAGAATAACAGCATTGAAACCATTCCAGGTAAACATGAATGTGATTAAAGCGACCGGTAATCCGAAGGTTAAATTCCTGCACTGTCTGCCTGCATTTCACAACAGGGAAACCAAAGTAGGCGAGGAGATTTTTAAGAAATTTGGTCTCGACGGTATGGAAGTAACCGAGGATGTCTTTGAATCAGAACACTCTATAGTATTTGACGAAGCTGAAAACAGACTGCATACTATCAAAGCGGTGATGGTGGCGACGCTGGGCTCTAAGTAG